One window of Lemur catta isolate mLemCat1 chromosome 3, mLemCat1.pri, whole genome shotgun sequence genomic DNA carries:
- the ACTRT2 gene encoding actin-related protein T2, whose amino-acid sequence MFNPCVLDTPAVIFDNGSGLCKAGLSGEIGPRHVISSVVGHPKFKISSAGTSQKKYFVGEEALYKYDVLHLCYPIERGLVTGWDDMERLWKHLFEWELGVKSCDRPVLMTEPSLNPRENREKTAEVMFENFNVPAFYLSDQAVLALYASACVTGLVVDSGDGVTCTVPVFEGYSLPHAVSKLYVAGRDITELLTQLLLAGGRAFPCLLDKALVDDIKEKLCYVALEPEKEPCRRPEEVLREYKLPDGSVVSIGDQLYQAPEALFAPEQLGIQNPGLSRMVSSSITKCDADIQKTLFGEIVLSGGSTLFRGLDDRLLRELEQLAAKGIPIQITAPPDRWFSTWIGASIVTSLSSFKQMWVTAADFKEFGTSVVQRRCF is encoded by the coding sequence ATGTTTAACCCATGCGTATTAGATACTCCAGCTGTGATTTTTGACAACGGGTCGGGGCTCTGCAAAGCAGGCCTTTCTGGAGAGATTGGGCCCCGGCACGTCATCAGCTCTGTTGTGGGGCACCCCAAGTTCAAGATCTCCTCGGCAGGCACCAGCCAGAAGAAGTACTTTGTGGGGGAAGAAGCCCTGTACAAGTACGATGTCTTGCACCTGTGCTACCCCATCGAGCGGGGCCTGGTCACGGGCTGGGACGACATGGAGAGACTCTGGAAGCACCTCTTCGAGTGGGAGCTGGGCGTGAAGTCCTGCGACCGGCCCGTGCTCATGACGGAGCCCTCCCTGAACCCGCGGGAGAACCGCGAGAAGACGGCCGAAGTCATGTTTGAGAACTTCAACGTGCCCGCCTTCTACCTGTCGGACCAGGCTGTGCTGGCGCTGTACGCTTCCGCCTGCGTCACAGGCCTGGTGGTGGACAGCGGGGACGGGGTCACCTGCACCGTCCCTGTCTTCGAGGGCTACTCCCTGCCCCACGCGGTGTCCAAGCTCTACGTGGCGGGCAGGGACATCACGGAGCTGCTCACCCAGCTCCTGCTGGCGGGCGGGCGGGCCTTCCCGTGCCTGCTGGACAAGGCGCTTGTGGACGACATCAAGGAGAAGCTGTGCTACGTGGCCTTGGAGCCGGAGAAGGAGCCGTGCCGGAGGCCGGAGGAGGTTCTGCGCGAGTACAAGCTGCCCGATGGGAGCGTCGTCAGCATCGGGGACCAGCTGTACCAGGCACCCGAGGCCCTGTTCGCGCCCGAGCAGCTGGGCATCCAGAACCCGGGGCTCTCGAGGATGGTGTCCAGCAGCATCACCAAGTGCGACGCTGACATCCAGAAGACGCTCTTTGGGGAGATCGTGCTGTCCGGGGGCTCCACGCTGTTCCGCGGGCTGGACGACCGGCTGCTCAGGGAGCTGGAGCAACTGGCTGCCAAAGGGATCCCCATCCAGATCACGGCCCCCCCCGACCGGTGGTTCTCCACGTGGATCGGGGCCTCCATTGTCACCTCTCTGAGCAGCTTCAAGCAGATGTGGGTCACCGCCGCGGACTTCAAGGAGTTCGGGACGTCCGTGGTCCAGAGAAGATGCTTCTGA